The following are from one region of the Salminus brasiliensis chromosome 14, fSalBra1.hap2, whole genome shotgun sequence genome:
- the LOC140577089 gene encoding integrin beta-2-like, producing MLRREISTTVFMLCIILHGTEGQCSSKSTCSECVQHTGCAWCKQRGFLSPGQPDHRRCDTAEGLRRRNCSAITDPTPNAQRIMDKGLGSSLENVVQLRPQKIHLKLRVGVPQTFEVAFKRAEGYPIDLYFLMDLSFSMRDDLENVKKLGYKVMSALRNVTHAARIGFGAFVEKRKMPYVNTKADKLAEPCHQHKCQPSFSFQHVLKLTDNMEDFETEVSKQYISTNEDLPESGFDGVMQVAVCEKEIGWGNVTRILVYLSDDLFHMAGDGRLAGIVTPNDGKCHLNRMGFYEKGELHDYPSIAHLSETLTKNHIKIIFAITKKVLESYQALSEVIPQSVVGILESDSSNVVQLISDAYNDLVSKLILEHHKAPAGLDITYSSTCSDGTYSHNQRRGECRNVGFDQQINFTVTVSSSVCFSHTKSFIIKPQGLNEELSMTVETICDCDCSDTEQKSPDCHGNGTYTCGICSCDEGYVGQMCECEKQQNADSILSMDALCSPINSTNMCSGHGSCLCGRCICHGQYRGQYCQCDDTSCNHHKNLICGGNGRCNCGTCECHPNYEGSACECPTTTDECQTGNGSICSNHGHCECNQCVCHPGFKGKHCTVSLYPCLQYGACVRCRLSNVLENRTCDKACTSTELIHSPDARTFSCHEEMVFFNVESNSETVRIFYRENHNLFQSAMFGTLVIVCSGVGGVVILGTTMILTYLLLLNIYYQIVP from the exons ATGTTGAGGCGAGAGATCTCCACAACTGTATTCATGCTTTGCATTATTCTTCATG GCACTGAAGGCCAGTGCTCATCCAAATCCACCTGCTCGGAGTGTGTGCAGCACACTGGCTGTGCTTGGTGTAAACAGAGG GGCTTTCTGAGTCCTGGACAGCCTGATCACAGGCGTTGTGATACTGCAGAGGGTCTAAGGAGAAGGAACTGTTCAGCGATCACTGATCCTACACCTAATGCCCAGAGAATTATGGACAAAGGGCTCGGCAGCAGTTTGGAGAATGTGGTCCAGCTTCGACCACAGAAGATCCATCTCAAGCTCAGAGTGG GTGTTCCCCAAACATTTGAGGTGGCCTTCAAAAGAGCAGAGGGTTACCCCATCGACCTGTACTTCCTTATGGATCTTTCATTTTCCATGAGAGACGACTTGGAGAATGTGAAGAAACTGGGCTATAAAGTCATGTCTGCTTTAAGGAACGTCACTCATGCTGCCAGGATTG GTTTTGGGGCTTTTGTGGAAAAACGTAAAATGCCTTATGTCAATACAAAAGCAGACAAACTGGCAGAACCCTGCCACCAGCACAAATGTCAGCCATCGTTCAGCTTCCAGCACGTTCTGAAGCTCACTGACAACATGGAGGACTTTGAGACAGAGGTCAGCAAGCAATACATCTCAACGAACGAAGATTTGCCTGAGTCTGGCTTTGATGGTGTAATGCAGGTTGCTGTATGTGAG AAAGAGATCGGCTGGGGCAATGTGACCCGTATCTTGGTGTACCTCTCCGATGATCTCTTCCACATGGCCGGAGATGGCAGGCTTGCTGGTATTGTCACACCAAACGATGGGAAGTGCCACCTAAACAGAATGGGGTTCTATGAAAAGGGTGAACTCCAT GACTACCCTTCAATAGCCCATCTATCTGAGACCCTTACTAAGAAccatataaaaattatatttgcgATTACTAAGAAGGTTCTGGAGAGCTACCAG GCGCTCAGTGAAGTCATTCCCCAGTCGGTGGTGGGCATCTTGGAAAGTGACTCCAGTAATGTCGTGCAGCTCATCTCCGATGCCTACAAT GATTTGGTTTCCAAGTTGATACTGGAGCATCACAAAGCTCCAGCAGGGCTGGACATAACCTACAGCTCAACGTGCAGCGATGGCACCTACAGTCACAACCAGAGACGAGGAGAGTGCAGAAATGTTGGCTTTGATCAGCAG ATTAATTTCACAGTCACCGTAAGCAGTTCAGTGTGTTTCTCCCACACCAAATCCTTCATCATCAAACCTCAAGGCCTCAATGAGGAGCTTTCTATGACGGTGGAGACAATCTGTGATTGTGATTGCAGCGACACTGAACAGAAGTCACCTGACTGTCATGGCAATGGAACGTACACGTGTGGCATCTGCAG CTGTGATGAAGGCTACGTTGGacagatgtgtgaatgtgagaaGCAGCAGAATGCAGACTCCATATTGTCCATGGATGCTTTATGTTCACCCATTAACAGCACAAACATGTGCAGCGGTCATGGGAGCTGCCTGTGTGGACGCTGCATTTGCCACGGTCAGTACAGAGGCCAGTACTGCCAGTGTGATGACACCAGCTGCAATCACCACAAAAACCTCATCTGCGGTG GAAATGGGCGATGTAACTGTGGCACTTGTGAATGCCACCCAAACTATGAGGGGTCTGCCTGTGAATGTCCTACCACCACAGATGAGTGCCAGACAGGGAACGGTAGCATATGCAGCAACCATGGGCACTGTGAATGTAATCAATGCGTTTGCCATCCAGGTTTCAAAGGCAAGCACTGCACCGTGTCCCTATATCCATGCCTTCAATATGG TGCTTGTGTTCGGTGTAGACTGTCAAATGTATTAGAGAACAGAACCTGCGATAAAGCCTGTACCTCTACTGAGCTCATTCATTCCCCTGATGCAAGAACCTTTTCATGTCATGAGGAAATGGTATTCTTTAACGTGGAATCAAATAGTGAGACCGTCCGGATCTTCTACCGGGAAAACCACA ATCTTTTCCAGTCTGCCATGTTTGGGACCTTAGTGATCGTCTGTAGTGGAGTAGGAGGAGTTGTCATTTTGGGAACCACTATGATCTTAACATACTTATTACTGCTGAACATCTACTACCAAATTGTGCCTTAA